The Meriones unguiculatus strain TT.TT164.6M chromosome 1, Bangor_MerUng_6.1, whole genome shotgun sequence genome has a segment encoding these proteins:
- the Rpp30 gene encoding ribonuclease P protein subunit p30, with the protein MAAFADLDLRAGSDLKALRGLVETAAHLGYSVVAINHIVDFKEKKQEIEKPVAVSELFTTLPIVQGKSRPIKILTRLTIIVTDPSHCNVLRATSSRVRLYDIVAVFPKTEKLFHVACTHLDVDLVCITVTEKLPFYFKRPPINVAIDRGLGFELVYGPAIRDATMRRYTVSNALNLMQICRGKNVVLSSAAERPLEIRGPYDVANLGLLFGLSESEGKAAVSTNCRAVFLHGETRKTAFGIICTVKKPRPSEADDDSLPACKKAKCEG; encoded by the exons ATGGCGGCGTTCGCCGATTTGGACTTAAGAGCGGGCTCGGACCTGAAGGCTCTGCGCGGACTCGTGGAGACTGCTGCTCACT tgggATATTCAGTTGTTGCCATCAATCATATTGTTGACttcaaggaaaagaaacag GAAATTGAAAAACCAGTAGCAGTTTCTGAACTCTTCACAACTCTACCAATTGTACAG gGAAAATCAAGaccaattaaaattttaactagATTGACAATTATAGTTACAGATCCGTCTCACTGTAATGTCTTG AGAGCAACTTCTTCTAGGGTCCGGCTGTATGATATTGTTGCAGTGTTTCCGAAGACAGAAAAACTTTTTCAT GTTGCTTGTACACATTTAGATGTGGATTTAGTCTGTATAACTGTAACAGAGAAATTACCATTTTACTTCAAGAGACCCCCTATTAATGTG GCAATTGACCGCGGCCTGGGCTTTGAACTTGTCTATGGTCCTGCTATCAGAGATGCAACGATGAGAAGGTACACAGTTTCCAATGCCCTCAATTTGATGCAGATCTGCAGAGGAAAG AATGTAGTTCTGTCCAGTGCTGCAGAAAGG ccATTGGAAATAAGAGGACCATATGATGTGGCGAACTT AGGGCTGCTGTTCGGGCTATCTGAAAGTGAAGGCAAGGCTGCCGTGTCAACAAATTGCCGAGCTGTATTTCTCCATGGAG AAACTAGAAAAACTGCTTTTGGAATTATTTGTACAGTGAAGAAACCTCGGCCATCAGAGGCAGATGATGACTCTCTTCCAGCATGCAAGAAAGCTAAATGTGAAGGCTGA